A genomic stretch from Telopea speciosissima isolate NSW1024214 ecotype Mountain lineage chromosome 7, Tspe_v1, whole genome shotgun sequence includes:
- the LOC122669861 gene encoding E3 ubiquitin-protein ligase PUB24-like has protein sequence MDEIEIPQYFICPISLQIMKDPVTAITGITYDYESIKQWLSSDNNTTCPVTKQSLQLDSSLTPNHTLRRLIQSWYTSIPPPKPPLNKNQIFKLIQDLWVPHLQLKSLQKLESLASEKETNRKFMVETGVGKAMVSLIVRCFKETQTDGIQGALNVILCLRIPNDEAKLILTENCDFIDSITWVLKQEIDKAVKTKAVIVLKAFIEAASANLLDRLKPEFFQVLIRVLRDGISKEATKATLHVLLEACLLGRNRVKIIEASAVSELIELELTMPEKRTTELILGVLDYLCSCADGRAQFLAHSAGIAMVTKRILRVSPAANESSVRILASISKFSATNEVLNEMLRVGAVSKICMVLQAECEVNVKDTARGILKLHSKVWNNSPCIAVYLLTRYPM, from the coding sequence ATGGATGAGATAGAAATTCCTCAATATTTCATCTGCCCCATATCCCTTCAGATCATGAAAGACCCAGTAACAGCCATCACCGGCATCACATACGATTACGAGAGCATCAAACAATGGTTGTCCTCCGACAACAACACCACTTGCCCAGTCACCAAACAGTCCCTTCAGCTAGATTCTTCTTTAACCCCTAACCATACTCTCCGGCGACTAATCCAATCTTGGTACACCTCTATCCCTCCCCCAAAACCACCTCTCAACAAAAACCAAATCTTTAAACTCATTCAAGACCTTTGGGTTCCTCACCTACAACTCAAATCCCTTCAGAAGTTAGAGTCCTTAGCTTCTGAAAAAGAAACCAACAGGAAATTCATGGTAGAAACTGGTGTAGGTAAGGCCATGGTTTCTTTAATCGTAAGGTGCTTTAAAGAAACCCaaacagatggaatccaaggaGCTCTCAATGTAATCCTTTGTTTGCGGATCCCTAATGATGAAGCAAAGCTTATTCTCACAGAAAACTGTGATTTCATAGATTCTATCACATGGGTTTTGAAGCAAGAGATAGATAAAGCAGTGAAGACAAAAGCAGtcattgttttgaaagctttcatTGAAGCTGCAAGTGCTAATCTATTGGATCGGTTAAAACCCGAATTCTTTCAAGTtttgattagggttttgagagaTGGGATCTCTAAAGAAGCCACCAAAGCTACCTTGCATGTCTTACTAGAAGCTTGTCTATTGGGAAGAAATAGAGTTAAAATCATTGAAGCAAGTGCAGTTTCGGAGCTAATCGAGCTAGAGCTTACCATGCCTGAGAAGAGGACCACAGAGTTGATCTTGGGTGTGTTGGATTATCTATGTTCATGTGCAGATGGAAGAGCCCAATTTCTAGCTCACTCTGCAGGGATTGCCATGGTAACAAAGAGGATTCTAAGAGTTTCGCCGGCCGCCAATGAATCGTCGGTGAGAATTCTCGCATCGATCTCGAAATTCTCAGCTACTAATGAAGTTCTCAATGAGATGTTAAGAGTGGGAGCTGTGTCAAAGATTTGCATGGTTCTTCAGGCTGAGTGTGAAGTGAACGTGAAGGATACGGCAAGAGGGATACTTAAGTTGCATTCTAAGGTATGGAACAATTCTCCTTGCATTGCTGTTTATCTGTTAACAAGGTATCCTATGTAA
- the LOC122669862 gene encoding E3 ubiquitin-protein ligase PUB23-like, translating to MDEVDVPSYFLCPISQEIMRDPVTVSSGITYDRESIEKWIFSSNNNNKCPVTRQPLLLSETDLMTPNHTLRRFIQSWCTLNAIERIPTPKPPIDEAQIVKLLNEGKAPEHQMRCLRRLRSIANESERNRKYLESAGAVEFLASIVEEDNESPSTDEALYILHRLEISEVGLKKLLLSRNGDFIERLMMRVLQNGSYTSRAYATLLLKSMFELSDSTYLMTLRVEHFVQIVNVLRDQISQEASKASLHIMVELCQWSRNRIKAVEADAISVLIEMLLETTEKRHSEMVLVVLDQLCGCAEGRAELLKHGAGIAVVSKKIVRVSHVATDRGVRILYLVSRFSATSSVLQEMLQVGVVSKLCLVLLVDCSLKTKEKAKEMLRLHSRV from the coding sequence atggatgaagtggatgTTCCATCCTACTTTCTCTGCCCGATCTCCCAGGAAATCATGAGAGATCCGGTGACTGTATCTTCCGGAATAACTTACGATCGGGAGTCCATAGAGAAATGGATATTctccagcaacaacaacaataagtgCCCAGTCACAAGACAACCCTTATTATTGTCAGAAACGGATCTCATGACCCCAAACCACACTCTCCGACGATTTATCCAATCATGGTGCACTCTCAATGCCATCGAACGAATCCCAACACCGAAGCCTCCGATCGATGAAGCCCAGATCGTCAAACTCCTCAACGAGGGTAAGGCCCCCGAACATCAGATGAGATGCCTTCGAAGACTCAGATCTATTGCCAACGAAAGCGAGAGGAACCGAAAATATTTGGAATCTGCAGGGGCAGTTGAGTTCTTGGCTTCAATTGTAGAAGAGGACAATGAAAGCCCCAGTACTGATGAAGCCCTATACATTCTTCACCGTCTCGAGATCTCAGAGGTTGGCCTCAAGAAACTTCTGCTCAGCAGAAATGGTGATTTCATTGAGAGATTGATGATGCGGGTTTTGCAAAATGGAAGCTACACATCTCGTGCTTATGCTACATTGCTTTTGAAATCCATGTTCGAGTTGTCTGATTCGACTTACCTGATGACCTTGCGAGTGGAACACTTTGTTCAGATCGTTAACGTTTTGCGTGACCAGATCTCGCAAGAGGCATCTAAGGCTTCATTACATATCATGGTTGAACTCTGTCAATGGAGTCGAAACAGGATCAAAGCCGTGGAAGCTGATGCAATTTCTGTGTTGATAGAGATGCTCCTAGAGACGACAGAGAAGAGACATTCAGAGATGGTGTTGGTGGTGTTGGATCAGCTATGTGGATGCGCAGAAGGGAGAGCCGAGTTGTTAAAGCACGGAGCTGGAATTGCCGTGGTGTCTAAGAAGATAGTTAGGGTTTCACATGTGGCCACTGATAGAGGAGTGAGGATACTGTATTTGGTGTCGAGGTTCTCTGCGACTTCAAGTGTTCTTCAGGAGATGCTGCAAGTTGGTGTTGTTTCCAAGTTGTGTTTGGTGCTTCTGGTGGATTGTAGCCTCAAGAccaaggagaaggccaaggagatGCTTAGGTTGCATTCTAGGGTTTGA
- the LOC122669860 gene encoding E3 ubiquitin-protein ligase PUB23-like yields MEEIDVPSYFLCPISMEIMRDPVIVSSGITYDRGSIERWIFSSKNNNTCPVTRQPLLLSETDLMTPNHTLRRLIQSWCTLNAIDRIPTPKPPVDKAQILKLLNEAKIPQHQMRCLRSLRSIANESERNRRSLESAGAVEFLTSIVEEDNEGPSTDEALYILHRLQISEVGLKKLLVRRNGDFIERLMMWVLQHGSYTSRAYATLLLKSIFEVSDPIYLMALRVEHYVQIVNVLRDQISQQASKASLQILVELCQWNRNRIKAVEAGAVSVLIEILLETTEKRDCEMVLVALDQLCGCAEGRAELLRHGAGIAVVSKKIVRVSHVATDRGVRILSSVSRFSATSSVLQEMLQVGVVSKLCLVLQVDCSLKTKEKAKEMLRLHSRVWKKSSCIPLHLLSSYPSHS; encoded by the coding sequence ATGGAGGAAATCGATGTTCCATCCTATTTTCTCTGCCCGATCTCCATGGAAATCATGAGAGATCCGGTGATTGTATCCTCCGGAATAACCTACGATCGGGGTTCCATAGAGAGATGGATATTCTCAAGCAAGAACAACAATACCTGCCCAGTCACGAGACAACCCTTATTATTGTCAGAAACGGATCTCATGACCCCAAACCACACTCTCCGACGATTGATCCAATCATGGTGCACTCTCAATGCCATCGACCGAATCCCAACACCAAAGCCTCCTGTCGATAAAGCCCAGATCCTCAAACTCCTCAACGAGGCTAAGATCCCGCAACATCAGATGAGATGCCTCCGAAGTCTCAGATCTATTGCCAACGAAAGCGAGAGGAACCGGAGAAGTTTGGAATCTGCAGGAGCAGTTGAGTTCTTGACTTCAATTGTAGAAGAGGACAATGAAGGCCCCAGTACTGATGAAGCCCTATACATTCTTCACCGTCTCCAGATCTCAGAGGTTGGCCTCAAGAAACTTCTGGTCAGAAGAAATGGTGATTTCATTGAGAGATTGATGATGTGGGTCTTGCAACATGGGAGCTACACATCTCGTGCTTACGCAACATTGCTTCTGAAATCCATATTCGAGGTATCTGATCCGATTTACCTGATGGCCTTGCGAGTGGAACACTATGTTCAGATCGTCAACGTTTTGCGTGACCAGATCTCGCAACAGGCATCTAAGGCTTCATTACAGATCTTGGTCGAGCTCTGTCAATGGAATCGAAACAGGATCAAAGCCGTGGAAGCTGGTGCAGTTTCGGTGTTGATAGAGATACTCCTAGAGACGACAGAGAAAAGAGATTGTGAGATGGTGTTGGTGGCGTTGGATCAGCTATGTGGATGTGCAGAAGGGAGAGCCGAGTTGTTAAGGCACGGAGCCGGAATTGCAGTGGTGTCCAAGAAGATAGTTAGGGTTTCACATGTGGCCACTGATAGAGGAGTGAGGATACTGTCTTCGGTGTCGAGGTTCTCTGCGACTTCAAGTGTTCTTCAGGAGATGCTGCAAGTTGGTGTTGTTTCCAAGTTGTGTTTGGTGCTTCAGGTGGATTGTAGCCTCAAGACCAAAGAGAAGGCCAAGGAGATGCTTAGGTTGCATTCTAGGGTTTGGAAGAAATCTTCTTGTATCCCTCTCCATTTACTCTCTTCTTATCCATCAcattcttaa